TAGAAAAAAGCAAGGTGGCTTTAATGATTCTTTCCACGCGCCATAAAGCTTTTTGCAATTCTACAACAATGGGCTTAGTCTTTTCGTTCGCATGCTTTAATAACACCGAAGCTAAAAGAGAGATAGAGCCTACAGGGTTTCTGATCTCATGGGCTAAATGCGCTGAGATTTTCCCCATAGAAGCGAGCCGCTCTTGGCGTTTTTGAGCGCTAATATCGGTTGCAGTGATGATTTGCTTGCCTTGAATGCTGTTTTGCTGGACTAAATAGCTTTTATTTTCATGCTCAATTTCAGTGTTAAAATTTTCTAATTTAGCCTTATTGAACACCTCATGGCTTTGATTGGCTAAAGAATTTTTATAAAAAAAGCTCCCGTTTTCATTCATCACCCAAATGGCTTGCGGTAAAATTTCTATGACCCATTCATAAAGGGCTTTATAATCTTTAAATTCCTTTTCTACCTTGTAGCTTTGCAAAATAAATTGGTTTAAAAGCCCTAGCAATTCTCGCATGTCTTTTTTGTTGGAAAAATTTTCTAATAAATCTTCGCTCTCTTTGGGTTTAAAATTTTCTAATGAAATCACATTATCCTCTTTTTTTAACAACCCCTTGAAAGAAGAAGCCTTATAAGAGCGTTTCAAATGGGAACGCTTTAAATAAGGGCGTTTTAAGCGCTTGGATTTTTTCATGGTTTTTGTTTTTCCTGCTCTTTTAAGAAATTAAACAGCATTTCGCTATAACCAAAATTCCCGCTCAATTCTTTAGAAAGCGTGTCCTTATACATGGATGTGTAAATCTCATCGCCTGGGGCTTTAGGATACAAAGGGTTATCCATTTTCATAGCAGTATCTAGCATGAATTTTAAAAGCAACGCTTCAAAAGAATCGGTTTGTTCTTTGAGGAGCTTGTCGTTTTTAGTTTGAGCTAGTGCTTTTAATTTCTCTTCGCTCGCTAACTTAGAAACATTGTATTGCTCTAACATGGCTTTATTGTTGTTTATCATAATATCTCCATTTCAGCGCTAATCGCACCGCTTTTTTTTAGGGCCTGCAAGATTGAAACCATCCCCTTAGCGCTCACGCCAATTTTTTGTAAGGCTTTTACCACCCCGACAATGGTGATGCTTTTCCCGTTAGAGCTCAGCGTGTTGTGAGCGGTGTCTAAAGACATGTTATTGTCTAAATCCTGCGTGTTTTTAGAGTCATTTAAAGGCTCTTTAGTGATTTTAAGCGTGATGTCTTGGCTTGTAACCACTATAGGATGCACTATTATATCCACTCCTGAAACGATCGTGCCTGATTTTTCATCTACAATGATCTTATTTTTCGCGCTGTAATTAATAGGGATTTCTTGCACTAAGGCTAAAAACTCCACCATAGAAAGACGCTCTGGGCGGGTGATTTGAATGGTTTTTGGATCTAGTGCTATGGCTACTTTATTGCCAAATACCTTATTTAAAGTGTTTTGCACTTGGATAGCGTTTTTAAAATTGGGGTTTTTCAGGCTTAAAGTCATGGCGTTTTTATGGAACAAATCATACGAAACCTCCCTTTCAATAGTCGCCCCATTGATGATATTGGCTGAGAGCAAGTTACTAGAATTACCCGAAACGATAGCCCCTTGAGCGAGGGCGTAAATATTCCCATCTACCGCATTTAAAGGGGTCATCACCAAAGTCCCTCCTTGAATGGATTTCGCATCGCCAATAGAAGAAATGTGAATATCAATTTTATCGCCCTGTCTTGCAAAGGGGGGCAAAGAGGCTGTAATCATCACGGCAGCGACATTTTTAGATTTAATATCATCTGCAGAAATTTTAACATTCACGCTCTCTAGCATGTTAGAAATGGATTGCATGGTGAATTTTGAGCCGGATTTATCCCCTGTGCCATTTAGGCCAATCACAAGCCCATAGCCAATCAGCTGGTTATCCCTTACGCCCACCACGCTCGCTATATCGCCTATTTTTTCGGCCAAAAGCTTGTGGAAAGCTAATACAAAAATAAGCCACAAAAACACCCGTTTCAATCAAACCCTTTCTTTATTCCTTAATTCTAATTATTTTAGCATAAGCCTTTTATAAAAACTTTAAACTTAATTGAGCGTATTTTTATGCTATACTCAAAAATCTTATAAACTTTAAATCAAAGATTTTAATTTTAGCCTTTTATTAACTTTTTATAAAGTTTCAAATTAAATTGAGGTATGAATCTCCCATGGAATTGAATCAACCACCACTCCCTACAGAAATTGATGATGACGCTTATCATAAGCCGAGTTTTAATGATTTGGGCTTAAAAGAATCGGTTTTAAAATCCGTTTATGAAGCCGGTTTCACTTCCCCAAGCCCCATTCAAGAAAAGGCCATTCCGGCTGTTTTGCAAGGCCGAGATGTCATCGCACAAGCCCAAACAGGCACAGGAAAAACCGCCGCTTTCGCTCTGCCCATTATCAACAACCTTAAAAACAACCACACCATAGAGGCCTTAGTGATCACGCCCACCAGAGAATTAGCCATGCAAATTAGCGATGAGATTTTTAAATTGGGCAAACACACCAGGACTAAAACCGTGTGCGTGTATGGAGGCCAGAGCGTTAAAAAACAATGCGAATTTATTAAGAAAAACCCCCAAGTGATGATCGCTACACCAGGAAGGTTGTTGGATCATTTAAAAAACGAACGCATCCATAAATTTGTGCCTAAAGTGGTCGTTTTAGATGAAAGCGATGAAATGCTAGATATGGGGTTTTTAGACGATATTG
This is a stretch of genomic DNA from Helicobacter pylori. It encodes these proteins:
- a CDS encoding GHKL domain-containing protein; protein product: MKKSKRLKRPYLKRSHLKRSYKASSFKGLLKKEDNVISLENFKPKESEDLLENFSNKKDMRELLGLLNQFILQSYKVEKEFKDYKALYEWVIEILPQAIWVMNENGSFFYKNSLANQSHEVFNKAKLENFNTEIEHENKSYLVQQNSIQGKQIITATDISAQKRQERLASMGKISAHLAHEIRNPVGSISLLASVLLKHANEKTKPIVVELQKALWRVERIIKATLLFSKGIQANRTKQSLKTLESDLKEALNCYTYSKDIDFLFNFSDEEGFFDFDLMGIVLQNFLYNAIDAIEALEESEQGQVKIEAFIQNEFIVFTIIDNGKEVENKSALFEPFETTKLKGNGLGLALSLQVVKAHEGSIALLENQEKTFEIKILNAS
- a CDS encoding flagellar basal body P-ring protein FlgI; the protein is MKRVFLWLIFVLAFHKLLAEKIGDIASVVGVRDNQLIGYGLVIGLNGTGDKSGSKFTMQSISNMLESVNVKISADDIKSKNVAAVMITASLPPFARQGDKIDIHISSIGDAKSIQGGTLVMTPLNAVDGNIYALAQGAIVSGNSSNLLSANIINGATIEREVSYDLFHKNAMTLSLKNPNFKNAIQVQNTLNKVFGNKVAIALDPKTIQITRPERLSMVEFLALVQEIPINYSAKNKIIVDEKSGTIVSGVDIIVHPIVVTSQDITLKITKEPLNDSKNTQDLDNNMSLDTAHNTLSSNGKSITIVGVVKALQKIGVSAKGMVSILQALKKSGAISAEMEIL